In Lolium rigidum isolate FL_2022 chromosome 7, APGP_CSIRO_Lrig_0.1, whole genome shotgun sequence, the DNA window AGCTGTGGACTGTGGTGGACTTTCTCCATCAGTGTGACTAGGGGCCCCACCGTCAGAGCCCAGAGCTACTAGCTTACAGAAGCCATTTTACCGAAATAACCTCCTCTACTAGGGTTTATCCCCTACCTCCGCCACCCCCAAAACCTCCATGGCCGGAGCGCCACCAatccccaccaccgccgccgccgccgcccgccgcctctgCCTCCATTTCCACATCCCAACCTCCGTCCCTCCTCACGCCCACCACTGCTCCCGCTGACCCATGATCACCCGCCGTGCGGCGGCGGTAGCCCTACGCACCTCCCTGCGCCGCGCATGCTCCTCCCACGCCGCCAACTCCGACGACCCCCTCTTTGGCCTCTTCGACGCCTCCGCGCCGCAACCCGAGCCCCGCCTCCTCCCCAAAGATTTCGCCTTTATCAAGCACCCCGCCCCTgcgctccccgccgccgccctcccgccccCGGAGGCCGTCCTGATCTCCAAGGCTGTCCGAGCCTACGGCGCCGAGTTCGACGGCAAGGCGGAGCGGTTCCTGCGCCGGTACCGCGAGTTCCTGACCGACTCCCTCGTGGTCGCGGTGCTCCGGGCGGTGCGCTCCCCGGAGCTCTGCGTCAGGTTCTTCCTCTGGGCGGAGCGGCAGGTGGGGTACAGCCACACCGGCGCCTGCTACGACGCGCTCGCCGAGGTCCTGGGCTTCGAAGACCGTGCCAAGACCGCCGAGAGGCTGCTGAGGGAGATTGGGGAGGACGACCGCGAGGTGCTCGGCAGGTTGCTCAATGTGCTGGTGCGGcggtgctgccgccgcggcctgtgGGACGAGGCGCTGGAGGAGCTCGGGAGGCTCAAGGACCTCGGGTACAGGCCGTCCGCGGTGACCTACAATGCGCTGGTGCAGGTGCTCGCGAGCGCGGGGCAGGTGGAGATGGGGTTCCGGGTGCACAAGGAGATGTCGGCGTCGGGGTTCTGCATGGACAGGTCCACGGTCGGATGCTTTGCCGAGGCGCTGTGCAAGGATGGGCGCTGGACCGATGCGCTTGACATGGTAGAGAGGGAGGATTTCAAGCTCGACACGGTGTTGTGCACCCAGATGATCAGTGGGCTGATGGAGGCCTCCCTCTTCAACGAGGCCATGTCGTTTCTTCATAGGATGAGGTGCAACTCGTGTATACCGAATGCGATAACGTATAGGACGCTGCTCTCGGGGTTCCTGAAAAAGAAGGAGCTTGGCTGGTGCAAGAGGATCATCAACATGATGATGGCAGAGGGTTGCAGTCCGAATCCTGCGTTTTTCAATTCGCTTGTGCATAGTTATTGCAGTGCCGAGGATTATGCATATGCATATAAGCTGCTTAATAGGATGAAAACTTGTGGTTGCCCTCCTGGTTACGTTGTATACAACATATTTATTGGAAGTATTTGTGGCCGAGAACAATTGCCAAAGCCCGAGTTGTTGGATTTGGCGGAGAAAGTTTACGAGGAGATGCTGGTTGCTAGTTGCGTTCTTAATAAGGTCAACACTGCCAATTTTGTTCGGTGCCTTTGTGGTGTTGGCAAATTTGAGAAGGCATTTCAGATCATGAAGGAGATGATGAGGAAAGGCTTTGTTCCTGATGCAAGCACGTACTATAAGGTCATCACTTTTCTGTGCCAGGCTAATAAGGTAGACAAGGCGCTTCTTTTGTTTGAAGAGATGAAGAGGGCAGGTGTTAATCCAGACGTGTACACGTACACAATTTTGATTGATGGCTTTTGTAAGGCTGGTCTCATTGAACAAGCCCAGAGCTGGTTTGATGAAATGACAAGTGCAGGCTGCTCACCAACTGTAGTAACATATACTGCATTGCTTCATGCTTATCTGAAATCTAAGCAGCTCTTGCAGGCTAATGACATTTTCCATAGAATGGTTGATGATGCCTGTTATCCAAATGCTGTTACATACAGTGCACTAATTGATGGCCTCTGTAAGGCGGGCGAGGTCCAAAAGGCTTGTGAAATCTACGCCAAGTTAATAGGAGCTTCTGACAATGTAGAAACTGATTTCTACTTTGAAAACAAGGGCGTAGACACTATTTCTCCAAATGTTATCACATATGGTGCACTCGTAGATGGTTTGTGCAAGGCTCAAAAGGTGGCTGATGCTCATGAGTTGCTAGATTCTATGCTATCAGCTGGCTGTGAGCCCAATCAGATTGTTTATGATGCTCTGATTGATGGTTTTTGCAAAGTTGGAAAAATCGATAATGCTCAGGAGGTATTTCTGAGAATGACTAAGTGTGGTTACTTGCCTAGTGTGCATACGTACACGTCCTTGATTGACCGGATGTTCAAGGATGGAAGACTGGACCTCGCAATGAAAGTTCTGTCGCAAATGCTGAAGGATTCCTGTAGTCCTAACGTTGTTACTTACACGGCTATGGTTGATGGGCTCTGTAAAATAGGTAAAACAGAAAAGGCCCTAAAGCTGCTGCCATTGATGGAAGAGAAGGGCTGCAGTCCAAATGTTGTAACTTACACCGCGCTAATAGACGGACTCGGGAAAGCTGGTAAAGTTGATGCAAGTCTCAAGATTTTTACGCAAATGAAGACAAAAGGGTGTGCTCCCAATTATGTTACATACAGAGTACTGATAAACCATTGTTGTGCTGTTGGTCTTTTGGATGATGCCCATTTGCTGCTCGATGAGATGAAACAGACTCACTGGCCAAAGTATTTGCAAGGATACTGCAGCGCAGTTCAGGGTTTCAGCAAGAAGTTTCTCGCTTCTCTTGGTTTGCTGGAGGAGATGGAATCACATGACACAGCACCGATAGCTCATGTTTATGGCATGATCATTGATAGTTTTTCCAAGGCTGGTAGACTAGAGACAGCCTTGGAGTTGCACAAAGAGATGATGGAAGTCtcatcacctctaaatatgaccAGCAAGGGCATGTACACCTCATTAATCCAGGCACTTTGTTTATCATCTCAAGTTGAAGAAGCAATTGCATTACATATCGAAATGACAAGGAGAGGTACTATGCCAGATTTAAGTCTGTTTGTTTGCCGCATAAAGGGACTAATTGAAGTGGATAAGTGGGATGAAGCCCTTCAGTTGTGTTATGGCATATGCCAAGAGGTCAGTCCACTTCTCACTTATACTGTTCAAACACATACCTTTATCTTCTTCCTATATTCTGCTATAGATGAAACGTTGTC includes these proteins:
- the LOC124677096 gene encoding pentatricopeptide repeat-containing protein At1g06710, mitochondrial-like: MITRRAAAVALRTSLRRACSSHAANSDDPLFGLFDASAPQPEPRLLPKDFAFIKHPAPALPAAALPPPEAVLISKAVRAYGAEFDGKAERFLRRYREFLTDSLVVAVLRAVRSPELCVRFFLWAERQVGYSHTGACYDALAEVLGFEDRAKTAERLLREIGEDDREVLGRLLNVLVRRCCRRGLWDEALEELGRLKDLGYRPSAVTYNALVQVLASAGQVEMGFRVHKEMSASGFCMDRSTVGCFAEALCKDGRWTDALDMVEREDFKLDTVLCTQMISGLMEASLFNEAMSFLHRMRCNSCIPNAITYRTLLSGFLKKKELGWCKRIINMMMAEGCSPNPAFFNSLVHSYCSAEDYAYAYKLLNRMKTCGCPPGYVVYNIFIGSICGREQLPKPELLDLAEKVYEEMLVASCVLNKVNTANFVRCLCGVGKFEKAFQIMKEMMRKGFVPDASTYYKVITFLCQANKVDKALLLFEEMKRAGVNPDVYTYTILIDGFCKAGLIEQAQSWFDEMTSAGCSPTVVTYTALLHAYLKSKQLLQANDIFHRMVDDACYPNAVTYSALIDGLCKAGEVQKACEIYAKLIGASDNVETDFYFENKGVDTISPNVITYGALVDGLCKAQKVADAHELLDSMLSAGCEPNQIVYDALIDGFCKVGKIDNAQEVFLRMTKCGYLPSVHTYTSLIDRMFKDGRLDLAMKVLSQMLKDSCSPNVVTYTAMVDGLCKIGKTEKALKLLPLMEEKGCSPNVVTYTALIDGLGKAGKVDASLKIFTQMKTKGCAPNYVTYRVLINHCCAVGLLDDAHLLLDEMKQTHWPKYLQGYCSAVQGFSKKFLASLGLLEEMESHDTAPIAHVYGMIIDSFSKAGRLETALELHKEMMEVSSPLNMTSKGMYTSLIQALCLSSQVEEAIALHIEMTRRGTMPDLSLFVCRIKGLIEVDKWDEALQLCYGICQEGVKWQGNKSFDGG